One segment of Curtobacterium sp. MR_MD2014 DNA contains the following:
- a CDS encoding ribose-5-phosphate isomerase — protein sequence MTLRLVVGSDDAGFDYKEVIKRDLEADDRVASVVDVGVDADGHTAYPHVAVDAARMIADGEADRAILVCGTGLGVAISANKVPGIRAVTAHDSFSVERSVLSNDAQVLCMGQRVVGIEVARRMAKEWLGYTFDPSSASAEKVAAICGYDGSAPVGTDAGGAAGTDAGGAAGTDAGGAAGTDAGVTATA from the coding sequence ATGACGCTACGACTGGTGGTGGGCTCGGACGACGCGGGCTTCGACTACAAGGAGGTCATCAAGCGGGACCTCGAGGCCGACGACCGCGTGGCCAGCGTGGTCGACGTGGGCGTGGACGCGGACGGCCACACGGCGTACCCGCACGTCGCCGTCGACGCCGCCCGGATGATCGCGGACGGCGAGGCCGACCGGGCGATCCTGGTCTGCGGCACCGGGCTCGGCGTCGCGATCAGCGCGAACAAGGTCCCCGGCATCCGGGCCGTCACGGCGCACGACTCGTTCAGCGTCGAGCGGTCGGTGCTGTCGAACGACGCCCAGGTGCTCTGCATGGGCCAGCGGGTCGTCGGCATCGAGGTCGCCCGGCGGATGGCGAAGGAGTGGCTCGGGTACACGTTCGACCCGTCGAGCGCGAGCGCGGAGAAGGTCGCCGCGATCTGCGGCTACGACGGCTCAGCGCCCGTCGGCACCGACGCCGGAGGCGCAGCCGGCACCGACGCCGGAGGCGCAGCCGGCACCGACGCCGGAGGCGCAGCCGGCACCGACGCCGGGGTCACCGCCACCGCGTGA
- a CDS encoding LolA family protein, whose product MQKSAWLPAAIAPVVVAGVIAAPVIANAAAEPVAGSDPTAAEVLASIAGSRDAQYSGTLAQTSDLGLPELPSGSGGSSLEGDASDVLGLLTAAHTARVYVGGEDEQRFQLTQQLAEQDVVRNGSDVWTWDSKERTAVHLTLPADADAPTAGATTPAQAAERAVDAITPSTRVSDPTTVRVAGHDAWQVTLTPRSDDTLVGSVRLAVDQQTGLPLRVTVTAAGQQDPAFQVGFTSLDYGAPDARLFDFTPPSGAEVTTKDLSDAHRHGQGGRAHGDDRSGVGPTVTGSGWDSVVELPAGDTAGPGRDSDASALLDQVTKPVDGGRALQTSLVSVYLADDGRVFAGAVPVSALVTAAK is encoded by the coding sequence ATGCAGAAGTCAGCCTGGCTGCCCGCCGCGATCGCGCCGGTCGTCGTCGCCGGCGTCATCGCCGCGCCGGTGATCGCGAACGCCGCTGCCGAACCGGTGGCGGGCTCGGACCCCACCGCGGCCGAGGTCCTCGCGAGCATCGCGGGGTCCCGGGACGCCCAGTACTCCGGCACGCTCGCGCAGACGAGCGACCTCGGGCTGCCGGAGCTCCCCTCGGGCAGCGGCGGCTCCTCGCTCGAGGGCGACGCGTCCGACGTGCTCGGACTGCTCACCGCCGCGCACACCGCGCGGGTGTACGTCGGTGGCGAGGACGAACAGCGCTTCCAGCTGACCCAGCAGCTCGCGGAACAGGACGTGGTCCGGAACGGGTCCGACGTGTGGACCTGGGACTCGAAGGAGCGCACTGCGGTGCACCTGACGCTCCCCGCGGACGCCGACGCCCCCACCGCCGGCGCGACCACGCCGGCGCAGGCGGCCGAGCGTGCGGTCGACGCGATCACCCCGAGCACCCGGGTGTCCGACCCGACGACGGTCCGCGTCGCCGGACACGACGCATGGCAGGTCACCCTGACGCCGAGGTCCGACGACACCCTGGTCGGTTCGGTCCGGCTCGCCGTCGACCAGCAGACCGGGCTGCCCCTGCGCGTCACCGTGACCGCAGCCGGGCAGCAGGACCCGGCGTTCCAGGTCGGGTTCACGAGCCTCGACTACGGCGCGCCCGACGCTCGACTGTTCGACTTCACCCCGCCGTCCGGCGCCGAGGTCACGACGAAGGACCTCTCGGACGCCCACCGGCACGGGCAGGGCGGTCGGGCGCACGGCGACGACCGGAGCGGCGTCGGACCGACGGTGACCGGCTCCGGGTGGGACAGCGTCGTGGAGCTGCCCGCCGGCGACACCGCCGGACCGGGTCGGGACTCCGACGCCTCGGCGCTCCTCGACCAGGTGACGAAGCCCGTCGACGGCGGCCGCGCACTGCAGACGTCGCTCGTGTCGGTCTACCTGGCGGACGACGGCCGGGTGTTCGCCGGCGCCGTCCCGGTGTCCGCGCTGGTCACCGCCGCCAAGTGA
- a CDS encoding ABC transporter permease, with translation MSQPEPVRRPVRPFALLGSELALLFRRRRTWAMLGALALVPVLIAIAVRLTTDGDSGGPAFLGDITNNGLFVAFTALTVSIPLFLPLTVGVVSGDTVAGEASHGTIRYLLVAPTGRLRFILVKYAATVAFCLAATLLVVLVGAAIGALLFPIGPVTLLSGTQVGGWSYAGRALLLALYVALSMLGLAAIGLFASTLTTVPVGAMAATVVLAGVSQVLDQLPQLDWLHPFLFSHLWLGFGDLLRDPIAFDSFGANALLQLGWVAVFGALAYGRFATKDVLS, from the coding sequence ATGTCGCAGCCTGAGCCCGTCCGCCGTCCCGTCCGCCCCTTCGCCCTGCTCGGGTCGGAGCTCGCGCTGCTGTTCCGGCGCCGCCGGACCTGGGCGATGCTCGGTGCCCTCGCCCTGGTCCCGGTGCTCATCGCGATCGCGGTGCGCCTGACCACCGACGGTGACTCCGGTGGTCCCGCGTTCCTCGGGGACATCACGAACAACGGCCTCTTCGTCGCGTTCACCGCGCTCACCGTGTCGATCCCGCTGTTCCTGCCCCTGACCGTGGGGGTCGTGTCGGGGGACACGGTCGCGGGCGAGGCGTCGCACGGCACGATCCGCTACCTGCTGGTGGCCCCGACCGGCCGCCTGCGGTTCATCCTGGTCAAGTACGCCGCCACGGTCGCGTTCTGCCTGGCCGCGACGCTCCTCGTCGTGCTCGTCGGCGCGGCGATCGGCGCACTGCTCTTCCCGATCGGCCCGGTGACCCTGCTGTCGGGGACGCAGGTCGGCGGCTGGTCGTACGCCGGCCGCGCACTGCTCCTCGCGCTGTACGTGGCCCTGTCGATGCTCGGGCTGGCCGCGATCGGGCTCTTCGCCTCGACGCTGACGACGGTGCCGGTCGGGGCGATGGCCGCGACGGTCGTGCTCGCCGGGGTGTCGCAGGTGCTCGACCAGCTCCCGCAGCTCGACTGGCTGCACCCGTTCCTGTTCTCGCACCTGTGGCTCGGCTTCGGCGACCTGCTCCGCGACCCGATCGCGTTCGACTCCTTCGGGGCGAACGCGCTGCTGCAGCTCGGCTGGGTGGCCGTGTTCGGGGCGCTGGCGTACGGACGGTTCGCGACGAAGGACGTCCTCAGCTAG
- a CDS encoding dihydroxyacetone kinase family protein, translated as MTTIHDDPEDFADDQLAGWLALYADRVRGVHGGVVALPTEGADRQVAVVVGGGSGHYPAFCGVVGPGFATGAVVGNVFTSPSAAQVYSVAKAADQGRGVVLSFGNYAGDTMNFGLAAERLRAEGIDTRIVVVTDDVASADEVAQRRGIAGDFSVFKAMGAAAAAGLDLDEVERVGTAANAATRTIGVAFSGCTMPGATEPLFSVPDGHLGLGLGIHGEPGIQDVPVLPARELAALLVERLVAERPEGAGPRVAPILNGLGDTKYEELFLLWGRVLPLLEDAGLEVVEPEVGELVTSLDMGGCSLTLQFLDDELEQYWRADAYTPAYRKVAAPVAALVPADAVAEAEAEATVVPDATEASRRAAETARAAVVAMDALLREHEETLGRIDAVAGDGDHGRGMVKGVSAARRSVEQTDPAAGVAFVLGRAGDAWAASAGGTSGVLWGAALEAFGRALGDDRETYGPADVVAAAQAFADSIVHLGGAARGDKTLLDALLPFVDQLRSSVDDGADLPAAWRTAARVAVEQAEATADLRPKVGRARPLAEKSVGTPDAGATSMGMVLTRIGEVLADRARREGVDA; from the coding sequence ATGACCACGATCCACGACGACCCCGAGGACTTCGCCGACGACCAGCTGGCCGGCTGGCTCGCCCTGTACGCCGACCGGGTACGCGGCGTGCACGGCGGGGTGGTCGCCCTCCCGACCGAGGGCGCCGACCGGCAGGTCGCCGTCGTGGTCGGCGGCGGATCCGGGCACTACCCCGCGTTCTGCGGCGTCGTCGGCCCCGGCTTCGCCACCGGCGCCGTCGTCGGCAACGTCTTCACCTCGCCGTCCGCGGCCCAGGTGTACTCGGTGGCCAAGGCCGCCGACCAGGGCCGCGGCGTCGTGCTGTCGTTCGGCAACTACGCCGGTGACACGATGAACTTCGGCCTCGCCGCCGAGCGCCTGCGCGCCGAGGGCATCGACACGCGCATCGTCGTGGTCACCGACGACGTCGCGAGCGCCGACGAGGTCGCGCAGCGGCGGGGCATCGCCGGCGACTTCTCGGTGTTCAAGGCGATGGGTGCCGCCGCGGCGGCGGGACTCGACCTGGACGAGGTGGAGCGCGTCGGCACCGCGGCGAACGCCGCCACCAGGACGATCGGCGTCGCGTTCTCGGGCTGCACCATGCCCGGCGCCACCGAACCGCTCTTCTCCGTCCCGGACGGACACCTCGGCCTCGGCCTCGGCATCCATGGTGAGCCGGGCATCCAGGACGTCCCGGTGCTGCCCGCGCGGGAGCTCGCCGCACTGCTCGTCGAGCGGCTGGTCGCAGAACGCCCCGAGGGCGCCGGGCCGCGGGTCGCACCGATCCTCAACGGCCTGGGCGACACCAAGTACGAGGAGCTCTTCCTGCTCTGGGGCCGCGTGCTGCCGCTCCTCGAGGACGCCGGGCTCGAGGTCGTCGAGCCCGAGGTCGGCGAGCTCGTCACCAGCCTCGACATGGGCGGCTGCTCGCTCACGCTGCAGTTCCTCGACGACGAGCTCGAACAGTACTGGCGCGCGGACGCCTACACGCCGGCGTACCGCAAGGTCGCCGCTCCGGTCGCGGCGCTCGTGCCGGCTGACGCGGTGGCCGAGGCCGAGGCGGAGGCGACCGTCGTGCCGGACGCGACCGAGGCCTCCCGGCGGGCAGCCGAGACCGCCCGCGCAGCCGTGGTGGCGATGGACGCGCTGCTCCGCGAGCACGAGGAGACCCTCGGGCGCATCGACGCGGTCGCCGGCGACGGCGACCACGGGCGCGGCATGGTCAAGGGTGTCTCGGCGGCTCGCCGGTCCGTCGAGCAGACCGACCCGGCCGCGGGTGTCGCCTTCGTGCTCGGTCGGGCGGGTGACGCCTGGGCGGCGTCCGCCGGCGGGACGTCCGGTGTGCTCTGGGGCGCGGCCCTCGAGGCCTTCGGTCGTGCCCTCGGCGACGACCGGGAGACGTACGGTCCGGCCGACGTCGTGGCTGCCGCGCAGGCGTTCGCGGACTCGATCGTCCACCTGGGCGGCGCGGCCCGCGGCGACAAGACGCTGCTCGATGCACTGCTGCCCTTCGTCGACCAGCTGCGGTCCTCGGTCGACGACGGCGCCGACCTGCCGGCGGCCTGGCGGACGGCAGCGCGGGTCGCCGTCGAGCAGGCGGAGGCCACGGCGGACCTGCGGCCGAAGGTCGGGCGGGCCCGACCCCTGGCCGAGAAGAGCGTGGGGACGCCCGATGCGGGCGCCACCTCGATGGGGATGGTCCTCACACGGATCGGCGAGGTGCTCGCCGACCGCGCACGACGCGAAGGAGTGGACGCATGA
- a CDS encoding ABC transporter ATP-binding protein, whose amino-acid sequence MTTAPQPDRAATEPGRSVPDLAIRTQSLVKVFRRQRAVDGIDLAVPRGSVFGFLGPNGSGKTTTIRMLLGLSAATSGTIEVLGRAVPGALQEVLPRVGALVEGPAAYPYLSGRANLQRFDAADPTSDPRTRHDRVATALDRVGLGHAADKKAHAYSLGMKQRLGLAGALLAPRDLLVLDEPTNGLDPQGTREVRNLIRSLADDGTTVFVSSHLLAEIEQVCTHAAVMRSGRLVAQGSLDELRATGGRTLTVRTPDVGEASAVLVRLGLSPRRDTGADVLVADLPDDVLPETVTADLVRADVRVRGVAVGGGTLEDLFVALTGEGFDVAA is encoded by the coding sequence GTGACGACAGCCCCGCAGCCGGACCGGGCAGCGACGGAGCCCGGCCGGTCCGTTCCCGACCTCGCGATCCGGACGCAGTCGCTCGTCAAGGTGTTCCGCCGGCAGCGCGCCGTGGACGGCATCGACCTGGCCGTCCCGCGCGGATCGGTCTTCGGGTTCCTCGGACCCAACGGCTCCGGCAAGACCACCACCATCCGGATGCTCCTCGGCCTGTCGGCGGCGACGAGCGGCACGATCGAGGTGCTCGGTCGTGCGGTACCGGGCGCGTTGCAGGAGGTCCTCCCCCGCGTCGGCGCGCTGGTCGAGGGTCCGGCCGCCTACCCGTACCTGTCCGGTCGGGCGAACCTGCAGCGGTTCGACGCGGCGGACCCGACCTCCGACCCGCGCACCCGCCACGACCGTGTCGCGACGGCGCTCGACCGCGTCGGGCTCGGCCACGCCGCCGACAAGAAGGCACACGCCTACTCGCTCGGCATGAAGCAACGCCTCGGCCTGGCGGGCGCACTGCTCGCGCCGCGTGACCTCCTCGTGCTCGACGAGCCGACGAACGGCCTCGACCCGCAGGGGACCCGCGAGGTCCGCAACCTCATCCGCTCGCTGGCCGACGACGGCACCACGGTCTTCGTGTCGAGCCACCTGCTCGCCGAGATCGAGCAGGTCTGCACGCACGCCGCGGTGATGCGGAGCGGGCGCCTCGTGGCGCAGGGGTCCCTCGACGAGCTCCGGGCGACGGGCGGACGGACCCTGACCGTCCGGACCCCCGACGTGGGCGAGGCCTCGGCGGTGCTCGTGCGGTTGGGGCTCTCCCCGCGTCGGGACACCGGTGCGGACGTCCTGGTCGCCGACCTGCCCGACGACGTCCTGCCCGAGACCGTCACGGCCGACCTCGTCCGTGCCGACGTCCGGGTCCGGGGCGTCGCGGTGGGCGGCGGCACCCTCGAGGACCTGTTCGTCGCGCTCACCGGAGAGGGGTTCGATGTCGCAGCCTGA